The Arthrobacter sp. OAP107 DNA segment TGCAATGTACCTGACCAGCGCCTGGGTTTTCACGCCGGGAGGCAGGGGTGTCTGCAGGATGATGCCATGGAATGCAGGGTCCGCGCTCAGGTCCTTCAGCACGGCGGCGAGCACCTGTTCGGTGGCGTCGTGGCCGACGTCGATGATCCTGCAGCCGATGCCGGCGTTTTCCGCGGCGCGCTCGATGGAGCGCACGTACCAGTGCGTGGAGCTGTCCTCCGTCGCAACTACGACGGCGAGGGTTGGGCGTGTGCCCTCCTCGGCCAGAGCCGTGGCCTGGGCGGTGGCCTGCTGCTGGATCAGTTTGGCGAGGGGCTTTCCGGAGAGCAGAGATGCCGTCATCGGAGGATCCTTTCGCGTACCTGGCGTGAGAGCGAGTCAGCAGCCAGAACGACTTTTTCTTCAAGCCCATCGGTTTGCTCCGCCAGTGCGGCGCGCGCCGGGGCGTCCTTGATGGCCACGACGTTGATGTCGATGTTGACGCGGGCCGTGGTAGCGGCAGCCCTGGCCGCGTCGGCTGCGGCGGCGATGTCGCTGATGACGTTGGGGTTGGCAATATCCAGAAGCTCGGCGGCGAGCTCGACGACGGCGCCCGACAGCCTGATCAGGCGCGCCGGCGGCTGGGCAGCCTGGCCAAGCGCGTCGTTGATGGCGGCTGCGCGTGCCGTCCGCTCAGTGTCGCTGGCGGCGGGCAGCTTGTAGGAAGCGATCACGGCTTTGAAGGCGGCTTCGTCGGCGTCGGCCAGCCCCAGCGTCTCGCCGATGAGCTGGTCCGCGGCGGCAATGATTCTGGAGGTAGTCTCTTCGTGCTGCGCATATTTGTCGCCGGTGCTGAACCGCGCCACCATTGCCACGAGGGCAGCACCCTGCGCCGCGTGCAGCGCCGCAGCCGCGCCGCCACCAGGGGTGGGCTTCCGCGAGGCAAGCCTGCCGAGGTAGTCGTTAATTGTTTCTGAACCGATCATTTGTCCATTCCTGGGCTGGTAGGGGCTGGGGCGGAAAGGGGGCTGCACGCAGCCCGGCTCCCGTTGCGAGGATGAGCCGGGCCGCGTGCCCCCGGAGGGCCCTGCGGGCTGCTTAGCCGCGGAGCCTGGTCATTTTCGGGTCGTACAGGGGGTCTTCGGTGACGGTGGCGGTGATGCGTCGTCCGAAGTATTCGATCTCGACGGAGTCGCCCAGGGAAACGGTGGCTGGGAGGTAGGAGTAGGCGATGGGTTTGGCCACGGTGTAGCCGTAGGCGGCGCTGGTGACGTAGCCGAGGGCCTGTTCCTTGTAGAAGACGGGTTCCTTGCCGAGGACGATGGAGCGGCCGTCGTCGATGGTCAGGCAGCGCAGCCGGCGGGCGGAGCCTTCTTCGGTCCGGCCTTCGAGGGCGGCCTTGCCGATGAAGCTTTCCTTGGCCATCTTGACGGCGAAGCCGAGGCCGGCTTCGTAGGGGTCGTGTTCGGTGGTCATGTCTGTTCCCCAGGAGCGGTAGCCCTTTTCGAGGCGCAGGGAGCTGAACGCTGCCCGGCCGGCCGCGATGACGCCGAAGGGCTGTCCTGCCTGCCAGAGCGCGTCCCAGAGCCGTTGTCCGTTGTCCGCGGAGGTGTACAGTTCCCAGCCGAGTTCGCCGACGTAGGACAGGCGCATGGCGGTGACCGGGATGCCGCCGATGACGACGTTCTTGGCGCGGAAGTATTTCAGCCCGTCGTTGGTGAAGTCGTCCTCGCTGACCTTGCCGATGAGGTCACGGGCCAGCGGGCCCCAGAGGCCGATGCAGCAGGTGCCGCCGGTGGTGTCGCGGACCTGGACCCAGTCGGAGGCGGAGCCGCTTTGGCTCTGGTGCCTGGCTGCCCTGGTGAAGTAGGCGGTGTCGATGTTGCCGTTGGCGCCGAGCTGGAAGGTGTCTTCGTCCAGCCGGGCGACGGTGATGTCGCTGCGGATACCGCCGGCGTGGTCGAGCAGGAGGGTGTAGGTGACCGCGCCGGGTTTCTTGTCCAGGTCCGCGGTGGTCAGCTCCTGCAGCAGTTTCAGGGCGCCGGGGCCGGAGACTTCCAGGCGCTTGAGCGGGGTCATGTCGTACATGGCCACGGCGGTGCGGGTCTTCCACGCTTCGGCCGCGGCGATGGGGGAGCTGAACATGTTGGACCAGGCGTCCCGGGCCGGGGGCAGCCACTGGGCCGGCATCTCCTTCAGGAGCGGGGCGTTGGCTTCGAACCAGTAGGGACGTTCCCACCCGCCGGATTCCAGGAAGAAGGCTCCGAGTTCCTTGTGCCGGGCGTGGAACGGGCTGACGCGCAGGTTCCGGGGGGAGAGTTTGGGCTGGAGCGGGTGCAGGACGTCGTAGATTTCCACGAAGTTCTGCTGCGAGGTTTCGCTGACGTATTCGGGGGTGAGCTGGACTTCCTCGAAGCGGTTGATGTCGCATTCGCCGAGGTCTGTTTCGGACCGGCCGGTGGTCAGCAGTTCGGCCATCGCCTTGGCGACACCGGCGGAGTGCGTGACCCAGACGGCCTCGGCGACGTAGAAGCCGTCCAGTTCCCTGGACTCGCCAAGGAGGGGCCCGCCATCGGGGGTGAAGGAGAAGATGCCGTTGAAGCCATCCTCGATCTCGCTTTCGGCCAGGCCGGGGAGGATCTGCTTGGACGCCTCCCATGCGGGCAGGAAGTCCTCGAGGGTGAAGTCCAGGCGGGAGGGCATGTTGTGCTCGCTGACGGACTCGGGGGCGTAGGTTCCCAGAGTCTCGAGGTCCACGGGCATGGGGCGGTGGGCGTAGGAGCCGATGCCGTAGCGTTCGCCGTGTTCGCGGTAGTAGAGGTCCTGGTCCTGGTGGCGCAGGATCGGCAGGGTGGCCCCGTTGGGCACTTCGTTGCGGCCGCTCAACTGGGGTACCGCCGTCGTCTTCACGTACTGGTGGGCCAGCGGAAGCAGGGGAACGGCCATGCCGATCATGGCGCCGATCTTGGCGCCCCAGAACCCGGCGCAGGAGATCACAATGTCAGCCGGGATCACGCCCTCGGCCGTCTGCACGCCGGTGACCCGGCGGCCGGACTGTTCGATCCCGGTGACGGTGGTGTTGCCCTGGTACTTCACGCCCGCGGCCTCGGTGCGCTTGATCAGCAGCTGCACGGCCCGGGCGGCGCTGGCCAGGCCATCGCTGGGGACGTGGAGGCCGCCCAGGATGTCCTCCTCGTTGATCAGCGGGTAGAGGTCCTTGCACTCCGCCGCCGAAAGGATGGAGCCCTCGATGCCCCAGGAGGCTGCGTAACCGAGCTTGCGCTTCAAATCGGCGAGGCGGGTTTCGGTGGTCGCCACCTCCAGGCCTCCCACCTGGTTGAAGCAGCCCACACCGTCCTCGGTCAGGGAGAGCAGCTTTTCGACCGTGTACTTGGCAAAGGACGCCATGGTCTTGGACGGGTTGGTCTGGAAGACCAGGCCCGGGGCGTGGGAGGTGGAGCCCCCGGGCATGTTCAGCGGCCCCTGGTCCAGGACCGTGATGTTGTTCCAGCCCCGGGCGACCAGTTCGTCGGCCAGGTTGGTGCCGACGATGCCGGCACCGATGATGACAATACGTGGCGTGGATGCCATGTGCTTTCTCCTGCGGATCTAAGTATTGGGCTGCTGCGCGGCCGGTGCGTGGCCGCTTTAGCGGAAGACGATGGTGCTGGACTGGTCGATCAGCACACGGTGCTCGCAGTGCCACCGCACCGCGCGGGACAACGCCAGGGCCTCCGCGTCCTGCCCGATAGTGGAGAGCGTGGCGGGTCCGTAGCTGTGGTCCACGCGGATGACTTCCTGCTCGATGATCGGACCCTCGTCAAGGTCGGCGGTGACGTAGTGCGCGGTCGCGCCCACCAGCTTGACGCCGCGGTCGTAAGCCTGGTGGTAGGGGCGTGCACCCTTGAACCCCGGCAGGAACGAGTGGTGGATGTTAATCGCCCGGCCCGCCAGCGACCGGCACAGGTCATCGGAAAGCACCTGCATGTACCGGGCCAGGACCACGAGGTCGATGTTGTACTCCTCCACCAGCTCCAGCAGGCGCCGCTCGGCATCCTGCTTGGTTTCCGGAGTCACCGGAATGTGGACGAACGGGAGACCGGCGGCCTCGGCCATCGCCCGGTGCGTTTCGTGATTGGAAACCACCAGGGCCAGGTCCCCGCCAAGGCTCCCGCCCCGCCAACGGAAAATCAGGTCGTTGAGGCAGTGCCCGAACTTGGACACCATGACCAGAAACCCGCTGCTTGGTCTCATCATGGACGTTGAACTTCATCTCGAAACGCTCCGCGATGGGACGGAACTCCTCCTCGAGCACCTGCAGATCGTAATCCGTGGCACCCGAGAAAGCCGTGCGCAGGTGCAACGTCTGGCGCAGGCCGTCATCGAACTGCTGGTGCTCTTCAATGTTGAATCCACGCTCAAACAGGAAAGTAGTTACTGCCTGAACGATCCCGGCACGCTGCGCACACGACAGTGTGAGCACGAACTTGCCGGTTTTGGTTTCTTTAGAGGCTTCTGGCTGCGCGGCCGGCCTGGTGTTTGTGGCTGTGTCCACAACGGTCATGTCGCATCCTTTAGATATATGGTTAATCACCGTATTGATATATCAGGGGTGATGGCCAGCGTATACTGGTGTGCGGATGAGGTCAATAGTCGAATGTTGGCCCGCAGGAGAGGCGGAGCGGTGGCGTTTGAAGCTTTGGCGGTAACGGAGGCCGGAGGTTCGAGGTCCCTGGCCGATGTGGCCTATGAACGGATCCGCGACAGCCTGCTGACCTTGGAGATCCGGCCCGGCGATCCGCTTTATGACGAAGGGATCGCCAAGGAGCTCGGCGTGGGGCGCACTCCGGTCCGGGAAGCACTGAAGCGCCTTGAGGTGGACCGGCTGGTGGTGACCTATCCGCGGCGCGGCACCTTCGCGACGCGCGTGGAGGTTACGGACCTCGCATTCATCTCCGAGATCCGCGCCCAGCTGGAGCCCCTCGCAGCCTCCCGTGCCGCCAGGGTTGCCAGCGCGGCCGCCCGGGACCGCCTCCGCCTCATCGTGGAGGAAGTGGAGGCCTTCGACGTGGACAGCGCATCTGTGGTGGAGACCTTGCGCCTGGACGCACGGGTGCACCAGGGGATCTACGCCGCAGCGGCAAATCCACACCTGGAGGACGCGCTGATCCGCTACGACAACCTGGCAACACGCATCTGGTGCATGGTGCTGGACCGCCTGCCGAACCTTTCCAGGCACGTGCACGAGCACGTCAGACTGCTGGAAGCGGTGATCGAGGGCGACGAGGCCCGGGCGGCAGAACTGGCCCGCGAACACGTGGACGGTTTTGAGAAGGCCGTGCGGACGGCCCTGTTCGCCGCCTAAGGCCGACGGCGTGACGTTGCCCCGCCGTCGTTATCGCTAAAGAGGTGTCCCCGTCGCTCCTGCGACGGGGACACTTCTGTTTCTGGGGTGCGGCTACCGCCACGCGTCCTGGGCGGCGATGATCTCGTGCGCCTCTGCTTCGGTGTCCACGCTCGGCATGGAGCCCGGCAGCGGTCGTCCTGCGGACTCCCGAAGGAAATAGATGGCTATCGCTCCAATGACCGACGTCGCCATCAGGTAATAGGCGGGGGCCATGTCGTCCCCGGTGGCCGCGATCAGGCCCTGGACCAGGAACGGCGTCGTCCCGCCGAAGATCGCCACGGAGAAGTTATAAGCGATGCCCATGCTGCTGTAGCGGCATGACGTGGGGAACATCGCCGGAAGTGCCGAGGCAAGGTTGGCCACATAAAAGGTCACAGGGAAGGCAACCAGGGACAGACCCGCCAGGGTGGACCAGACGCTTCCGATGCCAATTAGCAGAAAGGCCGGGACGGCAAACAGGATGGTGCTTCCGGCCCCGATCCACAGCACCGGGCGCCTTCCGATGCGGTCCGAAAGCTTGCCGGTCAGCGGGATACACAGGGACATCACCACGAGGATCGGAAGGGTAAGCAGTGTGCCGTGGACGGGGTCGTAGCCCTTGGACTCGGTCAGGTAGGTGGGCATGTAGGACGTCAGGGCGTAGCCGACGGTGTTCGCGGCCCCGGCGAGGATCATGGCCAGCACGATCTGGCGCCAGTGGCTTTTCAGAAGGCGCACCGGGCCGCCGGCGGAGGCTTCCTTCTGCGATCCGGACTCATGCGCCCCTGTCTCTGCGCCAAGGACCGCCTGGAACTGGGGGGATTCCTCAATCTTGTTCCGGAAGTAGATGGCGATCAGGCCCAGCGGTCCGGCCGCGAGGAAGGGCAGCCGCCAGCCCCAGTCCTCCATGGCGGCTTCGCCGAGGGTGACCTGCAGGACAGAGACGGTGGCGGCGCCCAGGGCAAAACCGATGTAGGAGCCCATGTCCAGGAAGCTGGCGAAGAAGCCGCGCCGCTTGTCAGGGGCATATTCACAGACGAACGTGGTGGCGCCGGCATACTCACCGCCGGTGGAGAAGCCCTGCACGAGCTTCAGGAGGACCAGCAGCGCCGCGGCCCAGACGCCTATTTGTGCGTAGCCGGGCAGGAGGCCGACGGCGAAAGTGCTGGCCGCCATCAGCATGAGGGTCGCGGCGAGCACTTTCTGCCGCCCCACCTTGTCGCCAAGCCAGCCGAAGACGACGCCTCCGATGGGGCGGGCGATGAACGTCGCTGCGAACGTGCCGAGCAGGAACAGGGTCTGGACCGTCCTGTCGGCCTCCGGAAGGAACACCGGACCCATGGTGGTGATCAGATAGCCGAAAACCCCGACGTCGTACCACTCCATGGTGTTGCCCACGATCGTGCCGCCGAGGGCCTTCTTGAGCATCCGCTGGTCCACGACATTGACGTCGGACACCGTGAGCCGGCGGGAGTACGGTCTGTCTTTACTGCTCTGGTCGGTTGTGACATCACCTTTGACTGTCATAAAGGGTTCCTTACTGAGTGTTGGCGGGGACTTGCAGGCAGCGGGCTGCCCTTCACCCCGCGGACAGATTCGGGTTCTCGGACTCCAGGGCCCGGAAGGCGCCGTCCGGGACTATGGCTTTCTACGTGGGACCGCGCGTGGGATCCTCCCGTGTTCCGCATGAATCAACAGGGTTCGCTTTATGCAACAGAGTGCGTCAGCTCACAGTCCATTGTCAAGAACATGACACCGGGGAGTGCGGCTGCTTAAATGGGACAGCGAACGGCCTCCGCCACTGCCTGGCGGGGCCGTCCGCTGCTTACCGGGTCTTACCCGGCTACTTCTTACTCGGGGATTTTGGCGAGGGTTTCGCGTTCGGCGGCGATGGTGGTGTTCTCGCCGTGTCCGGTCCTGACGATGGTGTCCGGGGGCAGGGTGAGGAGCCGTTCGCGGATGGAGGTCAGGATGGTGGGGTAGTCGCTGTAGGAGCGGCCCGTGGCGCCGGGTCCGCCGTTGAACAGGGTGTCGCCGGTGAACACGGTCCCCTCGGTGTCGAGGTGGAAGCAGGTGGAGCCGGGTGAGTGGCCCGGGGTGTGGATCGCCGTGAGCGTGGCGCCGGCGACGGCGAACTCGTCCCCGTCCTTGATCGCCTTATCGGGGGTGGTGCCGGGGTAGACCTGTTCCCAGAGGACCTGGTCCTCCGGGTTCAGCCACACCGGGGCACCCACGGCGTCGGCGAGTTCGCGGGCGGCACCGATGTGGTCGTTGTGCGCGTGCGTGAGCAGGACCGCCTTCACCTTCCGGCCGGCCACGGCGTTGATGATCGCGGCGGCGTCGTGCGGGGAATCAATGACCACGCACTCCTCATCGTTGCCCACGATCCAGACGTTGTTCTCCACATCCCACGTCCCGCCGTCCAGCGAAAACGTTCCCGAGGTGACCAGGTTCTCGATCGTGACACTCATACGGATGCTCCTGCGGTTGCGGCAGCGGACCGGGTTTCGGTGGCGGGCTGGATTTCGACGACGGAGCGCAGGACCTTGCCTTCGTGCATTTTGTCGAAGGCTTCCTCGACCTGGTCGATCGTGATCCGTTCGGAGACGAACGCGTCCAGGTCCAGGTTGCCGGCCTTGTAGTGGGAGACGAGCATCGGGAAGTCCCGGGAGGGCAGGCAGTCCCCGTACCAGGAGGACTTCAGCGACCCGCCCCGGCCAAAGACATCCAGCAGCGGCAGTTCCAGGACCATCTCCGGGGTCGGGACACCGACCAGGACCACCCGCCCGGCCAGGTCACGGGCGTAGAACGCCTGCTTGTACGTTTCGGGCCGGCCCACGGCCTCGATCACCACATCCGCGCCGTTCCCGCCCGTGAGGTCCCGGATCGCCTCGACCGGGTCAACTTCGCGGGAGTTCACCCCGTGCGTCGCGCCCAGGGACCTGGCCATCGCGATCTTGTTCTCGTCGATGTCCACGGCGATGATCGTCGTCGCCCCGGCCAGCTTCGCGCCGGCGATCGCCGCGATCCCGACCCCGCCGCAGCCGATCACGGCCACCGACTCGCCGCGCTTGACCTCACCGGTGTTGATCGCCGCACCGATCCCGGCCATCACACCACAGCCCAGCAAACCCACCGCGGCCGGGTCGGC contains these protein-coding regions:
- a CDS encoding cyclodeaminase/cyclohydrolase family protein, whose product is MIGSETINDYLGRLASRKPTPGGGAAAALHAAQGAALVAMVARFSTGDKYAQHEETTSRIIAAADQLIGETLGLADADEAAFKAVIASYKLPAASDTERTARAAAINDALGQAAQPPARLIRLSGAVVELAAELLDIANPNVISDIAAAADAARAAATTARVNIDINVVAIKDAPARAALAEQTDGLEEKVVLAADSLSRQVRERILR
- a CDS encoding FAD-dependent oxidoreductase, giving the protein MASTPRIVIIGAGIVGTNLADELVARGWNNITVLDQGPLNMPGGSTSHAPGLVFQTNPSKTMASFAKYTVEKLLSLTEDGVGCFNQVGGLEVATTETRLADLKRKLGYAASWGIEGSILSAAECKDLYPLINEEDILGGLHVPSDGLASAARAVQLLIKRTEAAGVKYQGNTTVTGIEQSGRRVTGVQTAEGVIPADIVISCAGFWGAKIGAMIGMAVPLLPLAHQYVKTTAVPQLSGRNEVPNGATLPILRHQDQDLYYREHGERYGIGSYAHRPMPVDLETLGTYAPESVSEHNMPSRLDFTLEDFLPAWEASKQILPGLAESEIEDGFNGIFSFTPDGGPLLGESRELDGFYVAEAVWVTHSAGVAKAMAELLTTGRSETDLGECDINRFEEVQLTPEYVSETSQQNFVEIYDVLHPLQPKLSPRNLRVSPFHARHKELGAFFLESGGWERPYWFEANAPLLKEMPAQWLPPARDAWSNMFSSPIAAAEAWKTRTAVAMYDMTPLKRLEVSGPGALKLLQELTTADLDKKPGAVTYTLLLDHAGGIRSDITVARLDEDTFQLGANGNIDTAYFTRAARHQSQSGSASDWVQVRDTTGGTCCIGLWGPLARDLIGKVSEDDFTNDGLKYFRAKNVVIGGIPVTAMRLSYVGELGWELYTSADNGQRLWDALWQAGQPFGVIAAGRAAFSSLRLEKGYRSWGTDMTTEHDPYEAGLGFAVKMAKESFIGKAALEGRTEEGSARRLRCLTIDDGRSIVLGKEPVFYKEQALGYVTSAAYGYTVAKPIAYSYLPATVSLGDSVEIEYFGRRITATVTEDPLYDPKMTRLRG
- a CDS encoding MBL fold metallo-hydrolase, translating into MSVTIENLVTSGTFSLDGGTWDVENNVWIVGNDEECVVIDSPHDAAAIINAVAGRKVKAVLLTHAHNDHIGAARELADAVGAPVWLNPEDQVLWEQVYPGTTPDKAIKDGDEFAVAGATLTAIHTPGHSPGSTCFHLDTEGTVFTGDTLFNGGPGATGRSYSDYPTILTSIRERLLTLPPDTIVRTGHGENTTIAAERETLAKIPE
- a CDS encoding S-(hydroxymethyl)mycothiol dehydrogenase, with amino-acid sequence MVHKVKAVVVRAKDAPVSVETILVPDPGPGEALVDVLTCGVCHTDLHYKLGGIGDEFPYLLGHEATGVVSAVGAGVTEVAPGDRVILNWRAVCGQCRACAKGQPQYCFNTANATQKMTLEDGTELSPALGIGAFAEKTLVAAGQCTKVDEDADPAAVGLLGCGVMAGIGAAINTGEVKRGESVAVIGCGGVGIAAIAGAKLAGATTIIAVDIDENKIAMARSLGATHGVNSREVDPVEAIRDLTGGNGADVVIEAVGRPETYKQAFYARDLAGRVVLVGVPTPEMVLELPLLDVFGRGGSLKSSWYGDCLPSRDFPMLVSHYKAGNLDLDAFVSERITIDQVEEAFDKMHEGKVLRSVVEIQPATETRSAAATAGASV
- a CDS encoding MFS transporter — its product is MTVKGDVTTDQSSKDRPYSRRLTVSDVNVVDQRMLKKALGGTIVGNTMEWYDVGVFGYLITTMGPVFLPEADRTVQTLFLLGTFAATFIARPIGGVVFGWLGDKVGRQKVLAATLMLMAASTFAVGLLPGYAQIGVWAAALLVLLKLVQGFSTGGEYAGATTFVCEYAPDKRRGFFASFLDMGSYIGFALGAATVSVLQVTLGEAAMEDWGWRLPFLAAGPLGLIAIYFRNKIEESPQFQAVLGAETGAHESGSQKEASAGGPVRLLKSHWRQIVLAMILAGAANTVGYALTSYMPTYLTESKGYDPVHGTLLTLPILVVMSLCIPLTGKLSDRIGRRPVLWIGAGSTILFAVPAFLLIGIGSVWSTLAGLSLVAFPVTFYVANLASALPAMFPTSCRYSSMGIAYNFSVAIFGGTTPFLVQGLIAATGDDMAPAYYLMATSVIGAIAIYFLRESAGRPLPGSMPSVDTEAEAHEIIAAQDAWR
- a CDS encoding GntR family transcriptional regulator codes for the protein MAFEALAVTEAGGSRSLADVAYERIRDSLLTLEIRPGDPLYDEGIAKELGVGRTPVREALKRLEVDRLVVTYPRRGTFATRVEVTDLAFISEIRAQLEPLAASRAARVASAAARDRLRLIVEEVEAFDVDSASVVETLRLDARVHQGIYAAAANPHLEDALIRYDNLATRIWCMVLDRLPNLSRHVHEHVRLLEAVIEGDEARAAELAREHVDGFEKAVRTALFAA